The sequence TTTGCATTGTATGACGTGAATTGTATTGTACACAAACAATATACACCTTTGTTAGAGGACAACTGTTGCCTCTAGAatcatcttttctttcttttttgcaaagagtTGTTTTTCCCCGCAAGGAGGGGCATTGTTGTCTTCTGAGCTGCTGATATAACGCCTTGCCATCGGCTTATACCTCAACACTGGTGAGGGCTGGGTACTTTGCATAGATCACAGGTGCGTTTGGTCACTCAGGGATAATGTAATCCAACAGCTTGAAATGACTTGAGACTGGGACCCCAGAACCCACTGGCTAAGAGAGGCATGTCTTCCAAGGAGCTCCTTTGGAAGGAGTTGTTGCTGGTGTACTACAGTTGTGAAGGGACACAGTAAAAGCTTGCAACAAAAAAGTGGAAAAGCCCTGCAGGATTTACCCAAGTGTTATGTCCTAAATGCTGCCCACATCGCCCTCAGACGCATTACTGGAACCGCAAACATTTTACAAACCAATTCTTTCCTTTCTGTTCCAAAAATAGTAGATGCTGCGCTGTTGCCTTAAACACAGCCAGTGGTATGCTGAATCCCAAGTAGTCTGTTCACTGATCCAGCAGCTGCTAACTCCTTGGATCATGTGTCAGTTGGCTGTAACATGTAGTCCTTGCAGCATCTAAAACAATCTTAGGATAAGCAGTTAAGTTTTAAAGAACTTTATTTTCAACTTGTTTATTGCTTCCATGATATTCTTTATAAAAAGTAACAActgatatataataaaaacatttttaaaaacccaccaaTACAAGATCAAAGAGTGACATTTATTGTATATAACTTTTCACCAAGCCTAATGCTGCGTTTGTTGGAGCCCAAGTGTTTGAATATCCCCCGTCACATTTCTATTTAGCATTATCGTTTTGTCTAAATTCCCCGTTTCGGCTTTCAAAACGTTCAGCAGCATCCTAGAGCTTTCCAAGATCTTCTCATAAGTCAACGATGCTTCAGCAAGAACTTCATCAAGTTTCTTCTGTGCAGCATTTTTCTGTGCtaagttttcacacacacaatccaGTTGCTTTGTCAATGTCTCGATTTTATCCTGGATCCTGttcttttcctcttctgcttCCCTGATCTGCTTGCTCACTTCTTCTCTTTGCATGTACAAGTCTTCTATATGTTTCACAAGTTCGTTATTATAGCCTTGCAGAACAGCCCCCTGATGAGTCATCCTGCTGGCTCCGCCCTTCAGAGGAGAAGGAAATGATCCCTGCTTCCACCAGGTGATTTCACCACTGTCTGCCtgtattttataatttaaaacgaggaaagaaagaaaaattgctAAGTGCTTTTGAGCAACATTTTAAAACCAGCACATACATAATGGAAATGTCAATAGCAATTGTAGAAAATGTGATTAAGGAAACCATTTGAGTAAGTTTCCAAGGATCCTATTTTGCCATTAAACTTCTTCCACTCTAATATGCAAGTGGCCAATGGTCTTTTCCAAGACATTATGAAGCTGCTGGTATTTTGAGACGGCTCTGtaattggaagccgcccagggtggctggggaagcccagccagatgggcagggtacaaataaattattattattattattattatgtgtgcaCTTAAGTGCTGTGTGCAAGTGAATGTGTAGATGCACAATTCCATGAATGAATGATGCAGGAGTGAAATTATATGAATGCATGTGCCTTGATAGGCATGGAAGAGGAGCACTGAGGAAGAACAGAATAGGGAAAAGAATTGAAGGAAAGTTTAATCTCCCCTTGCCCTCCCTGCGTCTCTCACAAGAGTCTCgtgtttctttattattattgttaataataaaaagtttccTCCTCCCTTTGTCCTAGGATAGGGCCATTAAGGCGCTCTCTGTAGGATGGCTTAGAGCAGTAAACACACTAGCAACATGTGCACCAGACTGACCAGGATTGATTTACTGCAGTTTAAGTAAGGTTTCTGGGGAGATTTGCAGGGTTTGAGGGTGCTGAGAAGAATCCAAGACTGCCAAAGCATTTGCTTCTTTACCTCTATAGTGCCTGCTCAACTTGTACATTTTCTGGTAATAGAAGGTAATGCACCATTAAGGCTACCTGTACTAGTAGAAGCTCAGCAGTGCTTAACTCCTAAATAAATATACTTAGGGTAATAGAGCAAGTCTCCAAGGCACTTTTCTCCCACAATTTCCGGAACGGCTGCCTAAGGATTCTGACCATGGGGTGGAAAGGAGGGGAGTGAGAAATAGGCCAGCTACTAGAACTTTTCTGTCTGGAGGGCTCAGGGGTCTCACCTTCGAGGGAGAGGCCCCTTCTTGTGCACGTAGTCCCCAAACTCATCCAATCTCAGCTTGCAAACAGGGACTGTACTAGTTTAGATTTTGTTGCTAGAGGGTTCCTCCAGCACAGGAGCCTGCGCAGAGTAATTTTGGCTTTAGGAAACGCAGCTCCTCATGTGAGCTTGAGGGGAAACGTCGCTACTCTTTCATGCACATCCATAAAGAGGAAAGGTAGCTTTGCGCTGGCTGcctttattctcccccccccccccaaaaaaaacctcccgCTAAAGCTGCAAAAGAAAGGCAAGCAGCGCTGGCGGCGGCGCCGAGCCACCAGTTGGGGGAGATGCCTCCCCAGCAACCCGCCCTTCTTGCTTCGCCTCCGCGCTGCGGGCAGCTGTTCTTCCCCGAACCGAGAATAGACCAGCGGCCGCCCACGTGCCTCCCAGAATAGCTCCGTTGTCACCCTCCTTCCTGCCGCGGATCGCTCGGGATGAGGGgccaggagggggcggggcccgCAGTAGCCACTGGGCACCTCGGCGCGGGGACCGCGGAGGAAGGGAAGCGAACACCTCCGCGGCTGCGCACTGCGAACATTGAGGCCGCGGCGGCCCTTACTCCCGCAAGCAAACGCCCTGGCAGGTCGATGCGGCATCAGCCCCGCCCAAGCAAAGCTTTGCGCGGGACGCGCGGCGCTTAGTTGtttgaaagcaaaggagcccTTGTGGCGAACTCATGCTCAATAAGCCCGCACGGGACTGTAGCTTCTGCAAAGGCTCGCTCGGAAATATATGCCCCGCTTCAGCTCGATGGAGCTTGGAGTAAATCCCATTCAGGTCCATAGGCGCTCACTCTCGTGCAAGCGTGATAGGATCGCGCCTTAAGTGGCCACAGATGGCTCTAGGCGAAGCATACCTATTCTCTACCTGGGAACACGCATAACTGAACTAAATGCGTTTTACTCCTGGATAGGCATGCAAATAGGACGTTTTCGTGTCCTCGCCCTAGAAGGCTTTCCTTG is a genomic window of Lacerta agilis isolate rLacAgi1 chromosome 12, rLacAgi1.pri, whole genome shotgun sequence containing:
- the LOC117055856 gene encoding Sjoegren syndrome nuclear autoantigen 1 homolog yields the protein MTHQGAVLQGYNNELVKHIEDLYMQREEVSKQIREAEEEKNRIQDKIETLTKQLDCVCENLAQKNAAQKKLDEVLAEASLTYEKILESSRMLLNVLKAETGNLDKTIMLNRNVTGDIQTLGLQQTQH